One window from the genome of Solea solea chromosome 2, fSolSol10.1, whole genome shotgun sequence encodes:
- the ndufa10 gene encoding NADH dehydrogenase [ubiquinone] 1 alpha subcomplex subunit 10, mitochondrial — protein sequence MALRVIRLVIPAGATASQAVIATQKAGVHTSSVRSLRYGWLAYALGERTTPRLTETSKIISVEGNLASGKGALAQKLADKLGMLYMPEPDTFYMDKMAGEKEPLPLDFNGMCSLERFYADPKASDGNSYRLQLWMYAMRLLQYSNAIEHMITTGQGVILERSPFSDMVFLEAMFKEGYIRKECVQHYNEIKDISICEFLPPHLSIYIDVPAEEVQTKLKQSGKNVPLSYLKSIEDSYKKSFLPNVTDSSELLVYDATQAQDVERVSEDMEDLKFEKVPWQKMDDISYHNLRMLVEDKWSVAGLTVIPKFLPEITIGAHDFNDKYYAYRGLPGKNYAPGYNADVGDKYIWLK from the exons ATGGCCCTGAGGGTGATCAGGCTGGTCATCCCTGCGGGAGCAACTGCTTCCCAAGCGGTGATTGCTACACAGAAG GCAGGTGTTCACACAAGCTCGGTGAGGAGCCTACGGTACGGCTGGTTGGCCTATGCACTGGGTGAAAGGACGACCCCACGGTTGACTGAGACCAGCAAAATCATCTCCGTGGAAGGAAACCTGGCCTCGGGGAAAGGAGCATTGGCCCAGAAGCTGGCCGACAAGCTAG GGATGCTCTACATGCCTGAGCCTGACACTTTCTACATGGACAAGATGGCAGGAGAGAAGGAGCCACTCCCCCTGGACTTCAACGGCATGTGCAGCCTGGAGAGGTTCTACGCGGACCCCAAAGCTTCCGATGGAAACAGCTACAGGCTGCAGCTGTGGATGTACGCCATGAGGCTGCTCCAGTACTCCAATGCCATCGAACACATGATCACCACAG GACAAGGAGTGATCCTGGAGCGTTCCCCCTTCAGCGACATGGTCTTCCTGGAGGCCATGTTCAAAGAGGGTTACATCAGGAAGGAGT GTGTGCAGCACTACAACGAGATCAAGGACATCAGCATCTGCGAGTTCCTGCCTCCGCACCTCAGCATCTACATCGACGTGCCGGCCGAGGAGGTGCAGACGAAGCTGAAACAGAGCGGCAAG AACGTGCCCCTGAGCTATCTGAAGAGCATCGAAGACAGCTACAAGAAGTCTTTCCTGCCCAACGTCAC cgactCGTCGGAGCTGCTCGTTTATGATGCGACCCAAGCCCAAGATGTTGAGAGG GTGTCGGAAGACATGGAAGATCTGAAGTTTGAAAAAGTACCGTGGCAGAAAATGGACGACATTAGCTACCACAACCTGAGAATGCT tgtggaAGACAAATGGTCCGTCGCCGGCTTGACCGTCATCCCCAAGTTCCTGCCTGAGATAACCATCGGAGCCCACGACTTTAATGACAAATACTACGCCTACAGAGGG CTTCCTGGGAAGAATTATGCACCTGGTTATAATGCAGATGTTGGAGACAAGTACATCTGGCTGAAGTAA